A region of Mustela lutreola isolate mMusLut2 chromosome 17, mMusLut2.pri, whole genome shotgun sequence DNA encodes the following proteins:
- the SRRM2 gene encoding serine/arginine repetitive matrix protein 2 isoform X1, whose protein sequence is MYNGIGLPTPRGSGTNGYVQRNLSLVRGRRGERPDYKGEEELRRLEAALVKRPNPDILDHERKRRVELRCLELEEMMEEQGYEEQQIQEKVATFRLMLLEKDVNPGGKEETPGQRPAVTETHQLAELNEKKNERLRAAFGISDSYVDGSSFDPQRRAREAKQPAPEPPKPYSLVRESSSSRSPTPKQKKKKKKKDRGRRSESSSPRRERKKSSKKKKHRSESESKKRKHRSPTPKSKRKSKDKKRKRSRSTTPAPKSRRAHRSTSADSASSSDTSRSRSRSAAAKTHTTALTGRSPSPVSGRRGEGDAPSKEPGTTNTGQPGSPEPSTKQPSSPHEDKDKEKSAVRLSPSPERSSTGPEPPAPTLLLAEQHGGSPQPLETTTLSQEPVNPPSEASPPRGHSLPKSPEKPAQSSSESCPPSPQPTKVSRHVSSSPESPKLAPAPGSRREISSSPASKSRSHGRAKRDKSHSHTPSRRVARSRSPTTTKRGRSRSRTPTKRGHSRSRSPQWRRSRSAQRWGRSRSPQRRGRSRSPQRLGWSRSRNTQRRGRSRSARRGRSHSRSPATRGRSRSRTPARRARSRSRTPARRRSRSRTPVRRRSRSRTPARRGRSRSRTPARRRSRTRSPVRRRSRSRSPARRSARSRSRTPTRRGRSRSRTPARRGRSRSRTPARRGRSRSRTPARRGRSRSRTPARRRSRSRSVVRRGRSHSRTPQRRGRSGSSSERKNKSRTSQRRSRSNSSPEMKKSRISSRRSRSLSSPRSKAKSRLSLRRSLSGSSPCPKQKSQTPPRRSRSGSSQPKAKSRTPPRRSRSGSSPSNQKSKTPSRQSCSSSSPQPKVKSGTPPRQGSVTSPQANEQSVTPQIQSRSESSPDPEVKSATPSRLSCSGSSPPRVKSSTSPRRSRSGSSSPQPKVKAVMSPVLSHSGSSSPSPSRVTSKTPPRQSRSESPCSKVEARLLERHSRSRSSSPDTKVKPGTPPRQSHSGSTSPYPKAKPQTPSGHNICGSKSPCSQEKLKDLAQSSGSFSLCPGVKANTPPGELYFAAASLQQKGQSQTSPDPRSDTSSPEMKQSHSEFPSVQSKSQTPLKGGRSRSSSPVTEPAPRSPAKQEGSELSSPRLKSGMSPEQSKSESDSSPYPAVDSKSLVGQSRLEPSESKEKTVLLLQEEMTVSSPRPRDKSSPLPVQDKPDSSPVLREMPKTPSRERGGGVGSSPDPKDQSVLAKPGQDEELMEVVEKSEESSKQVLSHLSPELKEVAGSNFESSPEIEERPTMSLTLDQSQSQTSLEVEGPVVPSTWSGPHFSPEHKELSNSPPRENSSGSPLEFRNSGAVAEMNTGFSPEVKEDLNGSFPNQLETDPFVDLKEQSTRSSRRSSSELSPDAVEKAGMSSNQSVSSPVLDAVPRTPSRERSSSASPELKDGLPRTPSRRSRSGSSPGLRDGSGTPSRHSLSGSSPGMKDIPRTPSRGRSECDSSPEPKALPQTPRPRSRSPSSPELNNKCLTPQRERSGSESSVEQKTVARTPLGQRSRSGSSQELDGKPGASPQERSESDSSPDSKAKIRVPLRERSRSGSSPEVESKSRPSPRRSRSGSSPEVKDKPRAAPRAQSGSDSSPEPKAPALRALPRRSRSGSSSKGRGPSPEGSSSSESSPEHPPKSRTARRSSRSSPEPKTKSRTPPRRRSSRSSPELTRKARLSRRSRSASSSPETRSRTPPRRRRSPSVSSPEPAEKSRSSRRRRSASSPRAKTTSRRGRSPSPKPRGLQRSRSRSRREKTRTTRRRDRSGSSQSTSRRRQRSRSRSRVTRRRRGGSGYHSRSPARQESSRTSSRRRRGRSRTPPTSRKRSRSRTSPAPWKRSRSRASPATHRRSRSRTPLVSRRRSRSRTSPVSRRRSRSRTSVTRRRSRSRASPVSRRRSRSRTPPVTRRRSRSRTPTRRRSRSRTPPVTRRRSRSRTPPVTRRRSRSRTSITRRRSRSRTSPVTRRRSRSRTSPVNRRRSRSRTSPVTRRRSRSRTPPAIRRRSRSRTPLLPRKRSRSRSPLAIRRRSRSRTPRTTRGKRSLTRSPPAIRRRSASGSSSDRSRSASPPATRNHSGSRTPPVALNSSRMSCFSRPSMSPTPLDRCRSPGMLEPLGSSRTPMSVLQQSGGSMMDGPGPRIPDHPRTSVPENHAQSRIALALTAISLGTARPPPSMSAAGLAARMSQVPAPVPLMSLRTAPAASLASRIPAASAAAMNLASARTPAIPAAVNLADSRTPAAAAAMNLASPRTAVAPSAVNLADPRTPTAPAVNLAGARTPAALAALSLTSSGTPPTAANYPSSSRTPQAAAPANLVGPRSAHATTPVNIASSRTPPALAPASLTSARMAPALSGANLTSPRVPLSAYERVSGRTSPPLLDRARSRTPPGGPGSRTPPSALSQSRMTSERAPSPASRMVQAPSQCVLPPAQDRARSPVPSAFSDQSRALLAQTTPVAGSQSLSSGTVAKTTSSGDHNGMLSGPVPGMSHPEGGEPPASTGAQQPSALAALQPAKERRSSSSSSSSSSSSSSSSSSSSSSSSSSGSSSSDSEGSSLPAQPEVALKRVPSPAPAPKEAAREGRPQEPTPAKRKRRSSSSSSSSSSSSSSSSSSSSSSSSSSSSSSSSSSSSSSTSSPSPAKPGPQVLPKPASPKKPPPGERRSRSPRKPIDSLRDSRSLSYSPAERRRPSPQPSPRDQQSSSERGSRRGQRGDSRSPGHKRRRETPSPRPVRHRSSRSP, encoded by the exons ATGTACAACGGGATCGGGCTGCCGACGCCCCGGGGCAGCGGCACCAACGGCTACGTCCAGCGCAACCTGTCCCTGGTGCGGGGCCGCCGGGGTGAGCGGCCTGACTACAAGGGAGAGGAGGAACTGCGGCGCCTGGAGGCTGCCCTGGTGAAGCGGCCTAATCCTGACATCCTGGACCACGAGCGCAAGCGGCGCGTGGAGCTGCGATGCCTCGAGCTGGAGGAGATGATGgaagagcaggg GTACGAGGAACAGCAAATTCAGGAAAAAGTGGCTACTTTTCGACTCATGTTGCTGGAGAAGGATGTGAACCCTGGGGGCAAGGAAGAGACCCCAGGACAGCGGCCAGC GGTAACTGAGACTCACCAGTTGGCCgaactgaatgaaaagaaaaatgagcgaCTCCGTGCTGCCTTTGGCATCAGTGATTCCTATGTGGATGGCAGCTCTTTTGATCCTCAGCGTCGTGCTCGAGAAGCTAAACAACCAGCTCCAGAGCCCCCTAAACCTTACAG CCTTGTCCGGGAGTCCAGCAGTTCCCGCTCACCAAccccaaagcaaaagaagaaaaaaaagaagaaagatagagGACG CAGGTCAGAGAGCAGCTCTCCTCGacgggagaggaagaagagctcTAAGAAGAAGAAGCACAG GTCAGAGTCTGAATCCAAAAAACGGAAGCATAG GTCTCCCACTCCAAAGAGCAAACGTAAATCTAAGGACAAGAAGAGGAAGCG GTCTCGAAGTACAACACCAGCCCCCAAGAGCCGCCGGGCCCACCGTTCAACATCTGCTgactctgcttcctcttctgatACTTCCCGCAGTCG GTCTCGAAGTGCAGCAGCAAAAACCCATACAACTGCCTTGACTGGGCGAAGTCCTTCCCCCGTTTCAGGGCGGCGAGGGGAGGGAGATGCACCTTCTAAGGAACCAGGTACCACCAACACAGGGCAGCCTGGCAGCCCGGAGCCCTCTACAAAGCAGCCTAGCAGTCCTCATGAAGACAAAGACAAGGAG AAATCTGCAGTTCGACTTAGCCCCTCTCCGGAAAGGAGCAGCACAGGCCCAGAACCACCTGCTCCCACtctgctccttgctgagcaaCATGGCGGCTCCCCACAACCCCTTGAAACAACCACCTTAAGTCAGGAGCCAGTGAACCCCCCATCTGAGGCTTCCCCACCCAGGGGCCATTCACTACCTAAGTCTCCTGAGAAACCAGCCCAGTCTTCTTCAGAGAGCTGTCCACCATCCCCTCAACCTACCAAAGTTTCTCGACATGTGAGCTCTTCCCCTGAAAGTCCTAAACTTGCACCAGCTCCTGGGTCCCGCCGAGAGATTTCTTCTTCTCCCGCATCCAAGAGTCGCTCACATGGCCGGGCAAAGCGGGATAAATCACATTCTCATACTCCTTCTCGAAGGGTGGCAAGGTCCCGTAGCCCTACCACTACTAAGAGGGGACGCTCTCGGTCTCGAACCCCTACCAAGAGAGGTCATTCTCGGTCCCGATCCCCTCAGTGGCGTAGGTCCCGGTCTGCACAGAGGTGGGGACGATCCAGAAGCCCCCAGCGACGTGGGCGCTCTAGGTCTCCTCAGCGACTAGGCTGGTCTAGAAGCAGAAATACCCAGAGAAGAGGCAGGTCTAGATCAGCAAGGCGAGGCAGGTCACACTCTAGATCCCCAGCCACTAGGGGCAGATCTCGTTCTAGAACGCCAGCCCGTCGGGCCAGGTCTCGTTCTAGAACACCCGCCAGGCGGAGATCGCGATCCAGAACACCCGTCAGGCGTAGGTCTCGCTCTAGAACACCAGCCCGGCGGGGTAGGTCTCGCTCTAGAACACCTGCTAGGCGCAGATCTAGGACCCGATCACCAGTACGACGGAGGTCTCGTAGCAGATCACCAGCCAGGAGAAGTGCCAGGTCACGTTCTAGAACCCCAACAAGACGTGGGCGGTCACGCTCTAGAACCCCAGCCAGAAGAGGGAGATCGCGGTCTAGAACACCTGCAAGACGAGGTCGGTCTCGGTCTAGGACACCGGCAAGACGAGGACGGTCTCGGTCTAGGACACCTGCAAGACGAAGATCTCGTAGTAGAAGTGTGGTTAGACGGGGAAGATCTCACTCTAGAACGCCACAAAGAAGAGGCAGATCTGGTTCATCTTCAGAGCGGAAGAACAAATCCAGAACATCACAGAGAAGGAGCAGGTCTAACTCAAGCCCTGAAATGAAAAAATCTCGCATTTCTTCAAGGCGGAGTAGGTCTCTCTCTTCACCACGGTCCAAAGCAAAATCTCGCTTATCTTTGAGGCGAAGCCTTTCAGGGTCCTCTCCATGTCCTAAACAGAAGTCTCAGACACCACCAAGGCGCAGTCGCTCTGGATCATCCCAACCAAAAGCTAAATCTAGAACGCCACCAAGGCGAAGTCGTTCTGGTTCTTCTCCTTCTAATCAGAAATCTAAAACACCATCAAGACAAAGTTGTTCCAGTTCATCTCCTCAACCTAAAGTAAAGTCTGGAACACCACCAAGGCAAGGGTCTGTAACAAGTCCCCAGGCAAATGAACAATCTGTAACACCACAAATACAGAGCCGTTCAGAATCATCACCTGACCCTGAGGTGAAATCTGCAACCCCTTCGAGACTTAGCTGTTCTGGGTCCTCTCCTCCTAGAGTGAAATCTAGCACATCTCCAAGACGGAGCCGATCTGGGTCATCATCTCCACAACCCAAAGTGAAGGCAGTCATGTCACCCGTACTAAGCCATTCTGGCTCCTCTTCTCCAAGTCCTAGCAGGGTGACATCTAAAACACCTCCAAGGCAAAGCAGATCAGAGTCTCCTTGCTCCAAGGTGGAAGCTAGATTGTTGGAAAGACACAGCCGTTCTAGGTCCTCCTCACCAGATACCAAAGTGAAACCTGGAACGCCACCAAGACAAAGTCACTCAGGGTCTACTTCGCCATACCCTAAGGCCAAGCCCCAAACTCCATCGGGGCACAATATTTGTGGATCAAAGTCCCCATGTTCCCAAGAGAAATTGAAAGACTTAGCACAAAGTTCTGgatccttctctctgtgtccaggAGTAAAGGCTAACACACCACCAGGAGAGCTGTATTTTGCTGCTGCCTCTTTGCAACAGAAAGGACAATCTCAAACTTCACCAGACCCTAGGTCTGATACTTCAAGTCCCGAAATGAAACAGAGTCACTCTGAGTTTCCATCTGTGCAGAGCAAATCTCAGACACCTCTTAAAGGTGGCCGGTCCAGGTCCTCATCTCCAGTCACTGAGCCAGCCCCCAGATCTCCGGCAAAACAAGAAGGAAGTGAATTGTCAAGTCCTAGGCTAAAATCTGGAATGTCTCCTGAGCAGAGCAAGTCAGAGTCTGACTCTTCCCCATATCCTGCAGTGGACTCTAAATCTCTTGTGGGGCAGAGTAGATTGGAGCCTTCTGAATCGAAAGAGAAAACAGTCTTACTCCTTCAGGAGGAGATGACTGTGTCCTCTCCTAGACCAAGAGACAAATCGAGTCCTCTTCCAGTGCAGGACAAGCCTGATTCCTCACCAGTACTCAGAGAGATGCCTAAAACCCCATCAAGGGAAAGAGGTGGTGGTGTTGGATCATCTCCAGATCCAAAAGACCAAAGTGTGTTAGCTAAGCCAGGCCAAGATGAAGAGTTAATGGAGGTGGTAGAGAAATCGGAAGAATCCTCAAAGCAGGTCCTCTCccatctgtctccagaacttAAAGAAGTGGCTGGCAGTAACTTTGAATCGTCTCCTGAAATAGAAGAAAGACCCACTATGTCGCTGACTCTTGACCAAAGCCAGTCGCAGACTTCCTTGGAAGTAGAAGGCCCTGTAGTGCCCTCAACTTGGAGTGGGCCACATTTTTCTCCAGAACATAAAGAACTGTCTAACTCTCCCCCAAGGGAGAATAGTTCTGGATCACCTTTAGAATTTAGAAACTCGGGTGCTGTTGCAGAAATGAATACTGGGTTTTCTCCTGAAGTCAAAGAAGATTTGAATGGATCTTTTCCTAATCAACTGGAGACCGATCCATTTGTAGACCTTAAAGAACAATCTACAAGGTCTTCTAGACGCAGCAGTTCTGAGTTATCCCCTGATGCAGTGGAAAAAGCGGGAATGTCTTCGAATCAGAGTGTTTCCTCACCAGTACTTGATGCAGTACCCAGAACACCGTCTCGGGAAAGAAGTAGCTCTGCCTCTCCTGAACTGAAAGATGGCTTACCCAGAACCCCTTCACGGAGAAGCAGGTCTGGGTCTTCTCCAGGACTTAGAGATGGGTCTGGGACTCCCTCAAGACATAGCTTGTCTGGGTCCTCTCCTGGAATGAAAGATATACCTAGAACACCATCCAGGGGGAGAAGCGAATGTGATTCTTCTCCAGAACCAAAAGCTTTGCCTCAGACTCCTAGACCAAGAAGTCGTTCACCATCGTCCCCAGAGCTCAACAACAAGTGTCTCACCCCCCAGAGAGAGCGAAGTGGATCAGAATCCTCAGTTGAACAGAAGACTGTAGCTAGGACTCCGCTTGGTCAGAGAAGTCGATCTGGATCTTCTCAAGAACTTGATGGGAAACCAGGTGCATCCCCTCAAGAAAGAAGTGAGTCAGACTCTTCTCCAGATTCTAAAGCTAAGATACGAGTGCCTCTCAGAGAGAGGAGTCGCTCTGGATCATCTCCAGAAGTTGAGAGCAAATCGCGACCTTCTCCTCGGCGTAGTAGATCTGGCTCATCTCCTGAAGTTAAAGATAAGCCAAGAGCAGCACCCAGGGCACAGAGTGGTTCTGATTCCTCTCCTGAACCCAAGGCTCCTGCTCTTCGGGCTCTTCCCAGACGAAGCAGATCAGGTTCATcaagcaaaggcagaggcccttCTCCTGAAGGAAGCAGCAGTTCAGAGTCATCTCCAGAACACCCACCCAAATCCAGAACTGCTAGAAGAAGCTCTAGGTCCTCCCCAGAGCCCAAGACCAAGTCCCGTACTCCACCTCGCCGTCGCAGCTCTCGATCATCTCCTGAGCTGACCAGGAAGGCCAGACTTTCTCGTAGAAGTCGCTCTGCGTCGTCCTCACCAGAGACCCGTTCTAGAACTCCCCCAAGACGCCGAAGAAGTCCTTCAGTGTCTTCCCCAGAGCCAGCTGAAAAGTCGAGATCCTCACGCCGCCGGCGCTCAGCTTCATCCCCACGTGCTAAGACAACCTCACGGAGAGGCCGTTCTCCTTCGCCAAAGCCTCGTGGGCTCCAGAGATCCCGTTCCCGCTCAAGGAGGGAGAAAACCAGAACGACTCGACGTCGAGATAGATCTGGATCTTCTCAGTCAACCTCTCGGAGAAGACAGCGGAGCCGGTCAAGGTCTCGGGTCACTCGTCGGAGGAGGGGAGGCTCTGGTTACCACTCAAGGTCTCCTGCCCGGCAGGAGAGTTCCCGAACTTCTTCCCGACGCCGAAGAGGCCGTTCTCGGACACCCCCAACCAGTCGGAAGCGGTCCCGCTCACGCACTTCACCAGCCCCATGGAAACGTTCAAGATCTCGGGCCTCTCCTGCCACTCACCGGCGATCCCGCTCCAGAACACCTCTGGTCAGCCGCCGTCGGTCCAGGTCTCGAACCTCACCAGTCAGTCGGAGACGATCAAGGTCCAGGACATCAGTGACTCGACGAAGATCTCGATCCAGAGCATCCCCAGTGAGTCGAAGACGATCCAGGTCTAGAACGCCACCCGTAACCCGCCGTCGTTCGAGGTCCAGAACACCGACACGCCGGCGCTCCCGTTCTAGAACTCCACCAGTGACCCGAAGAAGGTCTAGATCTAGGACTCCACCAGTAACCAGGAGGCGATCACGAAGCAGAACATCTATTACTCGCAGAAGGTCGAGATCCAGAACATCCCCAGTTACTCGTAGGAGATCTAGATCTCGCACGTCTCCAGTAAATCGCAGGAGGTCCCGCTCTCGAACCTCTCCAGTGACACGCCGCCGATCTCGATCCCGAACGCCTCCAGCTATTCGGCGCCGCTCTAGGTCTCGGACCCCACTGTTGCCACGCAAACGTTCTCGAAGTCGCTCTCCACTTGCCATTCGCCGCCGTTCTAGGTCCCGTACTCCACGAACAACTCGGGGCAAACGGTCCTTAACAAGATCTCCTCCTGCCATCCGAAGGCGTTCTGCATCTGGAAGTAGTTCTGACCGTTCACGTTCTGCTAGTCCTCCAGCAACAAGGAATCATTCTGGTTCTCGGACACCTCCAGTAGCACTCAATAGCTCCAGAATGAGCTGCTTTAGTCGTCCTAGCATGTCACCAACACCTCTGGACCGCTGTCGATCACCTGGAATGCTTGAACCACTTGGCAGCTCTAGAACACCCATGTCTGTGCTGCAGCAGTCTGGTGGCTCTATGATGGATGGTCCAGGTCCCCGAATTCCTGATCACCCAAGAACATCTGTGCCAGAGAATCATGCACAGTCAAGAATTGCACTTGCCCTGACAGCCATCAGTCTTGGCACTGCTCGGCCGCCTCCATCCATGTCTGCTGCTGGCCTTGCTGCAAGAATGTCCCAGGTTCCAGCTCCAGTGCCTCTTATGAGTCTCAGAACGGCCCCAGCTGCTAGCCTTGCCAGTAGGATTCCTGCAGCCTCTGCAGCAGCCATGAACCTGGCCAGCGCCAGGACACCTGCCATACCAGCGGCAGTGAATCTGGCTGACTCAAGAACACCAGCTGCAGCAGCAGCCATGAACTTGGCCAGTCCCAGAACAGCAGTGGCACCTTCTGCTGTGAACCTTGCTGACCCTCGCACCCCTACAGCCCCAGCTGTGAACCTAGCAGGAGCCAGAACCCCAGCTGCCTTGGCGGCTTTGAGTCTCACCAGTTCTGGCACACCCCCAACTGCTGCAAACTATCCCTCCAGCTCCAGAACACCCCAGGCTGCAGCCCCTGCAAACCTGGTGGGTCCTAGATCTGCACATGCCACAACTCCTGTGAATATTGCCAGCTCAAGAACCCCTCCTGCCTTGGCACCTGCAAGCCTCACCAGTGCTAGAATGGCTCCAGCCTTGTCTGGTGCAAACCTTACCAGCCCCAGGGTGCCCCTGTCTGCCTACGAGCGTGTTAGTGGCAGAACCTCACCACCACTTCTCGACAGAGCCAGATCCAGAACCCCGCCAGGAGGCCCAGGCTCCAGAACCCCACCATCTGCCCTGAGCCAGTCTAGAATGACCTCTGAGCgggctccctctcctgcctctagGATGGTCCAGGCTCCCTCACAGTGTGTTCTCCCTCCAGCTCAGGATAGAGCTAGGTCCCCTGTGCCATCTGCTTTTTCTGACCAGTCCCGAGCTTTGCTTGCCCAGACCACCCCTGTAGCAGGGTCTCAGTCCCTTTCCTCTGGGACAGTGGCCAAGACCACGTCCTCTGGTGACCACAACGGCATGCTCTCTGGCCCTGTCCCTGGGATGTCCCATCCTGAGGGTGGGGAACCACCTGCCTCCACTGGGGCCCAGCAGCCTTCTGCACTGGCCGCCCTGCAGCCGGCAAAGGAGCGGCggagttcctcctcctcctcctcctccagctcctcttctTCATCGTCATCATCGtcgtcctcttcctcctcctcctcttctggttCCAGTTCCAGCGACTCAGAGGGCTCTAGCCTTCCTGCTCAACCTGAGGTAGCACTGAAGAG GGTGCCCAGCCCCGCCCCAGCTCCAAAGGAGGCTGCTCGAGAGGGACGTCCTCAGGAGCCGACCCCAGCCAAGCGGAAGAGGCGCTCTAGTAGCTCCAgttccagctcctcctcctcttcctcctcttcctcttcctcttcgtcttcctcctcctcctcttcctcctcctcctcttcttcctcttcttcctcctcttctacttcctccccctcccctgctaaGCCTGGCCCTCAGGTCTTGCCCAAACCTGCAAGCCCCAAGAAGCCGCCCCCTGGCGAGCGGAG GTCCCGTAGCCCCCGGAAGCCAATAGACTCCCTCCGAGACTCTCGGTCCCTCAGCTACTCACCTGCGGAGCGCCGCCGCCCCTCACCCCAACCCTCGCCACGGGACCAGCAGAG CAGCAGCGAGCGGGGTTCCCGCAGAGGCCAGCGTGGGGACAGCCGCTCCCCGGGCCACAAGCGCAGGAGGGAGACGCCCAGCCCCCGTCCCGTGCGGCACCGCTCCTCCAG GTCTCCTtga